The genomic DNA CACCATCCTTATACAAAAAAATAAGAGCAGCCATCGGCTACTCTTATTTACTCACTTACATATTTTTGAAACATATCATGGATGCCTTTATTTACAAGGTTCGAGATCTGTTCGTCAGATTTATTCGGATAACGATCACGCAATCTGATAGATGCCTTCACCATTAAATTTTCTAATACAGAACGGCCACCTTCTCCATAAATAATTTCAGCATACTTAACAAGCCTTCCATCCTCTACTGTTGCTGGATTATGATTGAAGAAAAATTTACTCATTGTCTCCACCTCTCTCTTTTGATAACGTTTACATTTATATAGATTATTTATGTTATTTATTTCACAATATTGTATGCATGTATATTTAATTAGTTTCATTATAAAACAACATATCGATCGTAATTATGTGATTTTCCGTCCATTTTGTGAACAAACTAAAAATGAAAGCGTTTCCTTTATTATATACTAAAAAAACTTACTACGCTAGGGACAATTTTTTTCAATCTACTAATCATATACTTTTTCTTTTTTCACTAAACCTTATACAATTTTCAGAAATTATATTATAAAATATATGTATGACTTAAGGAGGCTCTATATGAATCAAAATAAAAAAGCTATATTAGATCTCGTCTTTTATCTCGTAATCCCATTCCTCATTTGGAAATTTGCGAAGCCTTATATCGATCCTTATTACGCGATGTTACTTTCCTCTGTTCCGGGGATTATTTATACACTGTATACCTTTAAAAAAGAAAAACAGTTTAACGTAACAGGGTTCTTTATTTTAATTACACTCATTTCTAATACGACAGTAGATTTATTATCCGGATCAGCTGAACGAATGTTGTGGAACGATGCGTATTATCACATCGTACTCGGTATTATCGTTATATGTACAATTTTTATAAAAAAACCACTTATGTTATATTTCGCAGCAGATATTGCCGCACTGCAAGGCCATGACCGTGATAAAAGTCGTGAACTGTATCGTGATAGTCGTATCTATCCTGCACTACAATATTTAACGCTATTTTTCGGGCTACAATTCATATTAAAAAGCTTCCTGAAAATTTATTTCATCTCTGTTTTCGGTGTAGATGGCTATGGTGAAATGAGAGCGATTATGACTGCTGTCGGCTGGGGCATTTCTATTTGTATCGGCAT from Bacillus basilensis includes the following:
- a CDS encoding GTP pyrophosphokinase → MHVYLISFIIKQHIDRNYVIFRPFCEQTKNESVSFIIY
- a CDS encoding VC0807 family protein, with protein sequence MNQNKKAILDLVFYLVIPFLIWKFAKPYIDPYYAMLLSSVPGIIYTLYTFKKEKQFNVTGFFILITLISNTTVDLLSGSAERMLWNDAYYHIVLGIIVICTIFIKKPLMLYFAADIAALQGHDRDKSRELYRDSRIYPALQYLTLFFGLQFILKSFLKIYFISVFGVDGYGEMRAIMTAVGWGISICIGIGFVWVNNKIHAVTEEKESVQ